GTGCTAAAAATGAGAGCTAAAAACTTTCTCAAAAACGGACAAAAATTAAagcccaaattactgttttagccacTTGTTTATGTGACAAAGTATATGAATTCTGTAAAAAGTCTTGAATGGACTTTATATTGACTTAAATTATGAATCCTCTAAACAGCATTGCTTTGACATAGCATATGGTAGCACCCTAGCTCAACAAGGAAAGCTAAGAAACTGAGAAAGGTTTATAACAAcactttgttttcataatttCCCAACAGAGACCATTATTTTTACTCAAATTTATTGGTAAATGTAATTACAGCAGAATCTGTGGGAACTGGCAGGTGGAGAGGTAATCTGAACAAGCAATAGAGGGAACACTATGTGAAGCATGTCTCCTTTTtagaaacaattacatttaccaatcattttaaaataattgaacgtggttaaattattttttattggaaacTGGATGCTTAGATGGGCAGCAGTATGAGATATTCTAGCCTATTTCATATACAACTATTCAGAGCAGGCTTCCATATGCAgtataaatagtttatatttCCTCCTTGCATATTTACCAATATCAATATCACACCTGCACTATTTTTTTATTGCCTCGCTAGTGATCACATGGTCTTCTAAAGAAGCAATGGGTAGCTGTTGTAGCTGTCCAGATAAAGAAACTATCCCAGATAACCAACAAAACAGATTTAAGGTAAGTTGTTAATACTTCTAGCCTGTATATACAAATAGCTTGACATGTGAATGGTCATGTACAgggtatctttatttttttcatgccCTTTTAGTTGTTCTGTAATTGCTTTCTCCCTACTGCTAATCTTATGACTCTAATTTtgtttgtttggggggggggggttgtctttCACCTTCAGAACCAAACGGTAACAAAGGTGAAACTAATAACATCCATTCAAACCAAATAGTGATGTACTGTTTGCTGTATATCTGGAATTTTTGGTTTGGGAAATATGGAACTGAATCTGTAGATAAAGTATTACTTTTTTGTTGACCGTTTTTAAATCTGCAGCCTGGGACATTCAAAATGGtgacttgttttatatttttataataatatttttgtctGTTTATATAAGGTTATTAACGTTGATGATGATGGTAATGAGCTTGGCTCTGGCATAATGGAATTGAGAGAAAATGAACTCATCTTATACACTCGCAAGAGAGATTCTGTCAAGTGGCCTTACCTCTGCTTGCGACGCTATGGATACGATtcaaaccttttttcttttgaaagtGGACGAAGGTGTCAGACTGGACAAGGTAAGGAAAAGCTTCTAGATTTCATTGTACAGATACTGTTTTGCATAAATGGTTGAAAGATCTTCACGCATACCAAAGATGTACTGTAAAGATCTTTCTTTTAATTTATCTATTGCTATGTGATGGAAGAAATAGGATTCTTGTGTCTTATTGTATCCTCTGAATTTCTAATCAAGCCACTTAGCGTGGAcacttcctttattttttttagttttctttatacTTGTTCAGGAGCATAATATATGAtgaatataaaatgcaaattatgTTGCAAGAAAAGAGCAGGGGTTTTCatgctttggtgctattctcatgacTACCACTAGGGAGCATGACCCATGTTGTGGTATAATAAAATGGGAAGGAGAGAAACAGTAGCTGTCTTAAAGCAGATCCATCCACAAGTGCtgactccttctcaaagctcaggatcaggcacaaggcactgagatggctgcctccacaccaatattacagataaaaattacatttgttggttcaacaataacattttaaatagtagatacaaacaaatccttcagcagagttGTCcgatagctgctatctggttaccatcccattgttctgttgctgggggggaggaagggttgatatcactccaacttttgcagtacagcagtaaagagcgactaaagtttatcagagcacaagtcacatgaccttagGGAAACTGacattaaatctaaaaaaatctgtttggccctttaaaaaaaaaagtatttcagtgcagaattctgctggaacagcactattaatgCGTTTTGGAAACAAAAAACCTGTTTTCCTGCCAGAGTATCCCTTTTAGATGGTTTATTAAAATAACTGATTGAGTGAGTTTGAAATACCTGAGGCATATAGCTTTGTAGTATAACAGATGTGGTTAACCTTGTACGATCTCCTTACTTTGAACAGCAGGCGCAGAAGTTACAGTATGTAACCTAATTTTAGGTTGCGCATCATTCTTACCTTTCTTATATCACCAACGCTTAGCAATCCAAGTTTATAACATCTGTTTCCCTAAATTTTTATACACAGTGTTTTGCTTTTTGCTGTTGCGGTCACAAAAATGTAGTCACTGCTAAACTGATCTGAGTTTAAATGATGCATATGTTAAATGAAAGTCTAAATATCCCTGCCATCAAGTCCTATTTTGTAAGGTTCTCttgaaaatatttggattatttgtactGCATGCTATCCCTATAATGTTATGTTCAGGACTTTtaaggttattttatttatatatatatctatatctatatctatatctatatatctatatatatatatatatatatatatatatatatatatctctatatatatctctatatatatctctatatatatctctatatatctctatatatctctatatatatatatatatatatatatatatatatgtatatctcatTTGCAGCTCTCCCTTTCATCcaatgatacatttaaaaaaaagtccagggtttcaaatcaatccatgcaaaaaaaatctttttaacaaGAATGTTAATTTTAACTTAATGCTTGCAAAAGGAAGAGCAATCCAAAGCTGGGAGACTTCACTGATTGCCTTTTCTGGTAATGGTAAGTTGGGCTCCCTCTGCTGGAGGCATGGAATCATACTATCAATGCCTTCTTTGTACTGTCTGTCTTCTCTTCCATTACCATTTCTCCCAGCGTCCAACAAGAATGGGGCAGTTGCTTCTTTTTGGTAGGGcttatttacattattaatgcaaaaaaaatgaagtcTTAGAACCACATCACTTTTTATTCCTTTCCAAACTTTTTAGTGCTTCAGTTGTTTTACAACTACTCTCCTGTATAGGACACACACTCTACCATATGTCTAAAGCTTCCtttgtattaatgtttttataatgttatGTATTTTTGTCATTATGTGTCCCAGCGACTGGTTAGAAACATTGAGTAgtctacagtgctacgcaatatggcgctatataaatacatgttaataataataatagtctgcAATGTTTTTGTCATCCACTGAcatattttaattgcacattgaaaTATTGTGTTTTTCAGGAATATTTGCTTTTAAGTGTGCCCGCGCAGAAGAGCTCTTCAATATGCTTCAAGAGATCATGCAAAATAATAGCATTAGTGTTGTAGAGGAGCCTGTAGTTGAACGAAATCCCCAGACCGAGTTGGATGTTCCAAGAACCCCTCGCACACCCACTAGTaaatgccttttttctttttttcttttttttttaaattatccttTAATGTGTGTAGTAACAAGAAAAGGACTAATAAGTGATggttgccaatttgttaggcaccccatcCCCCCAGTGAATATATTCACTAATCTTGGACCCTGGCCCAGCACTGTTCTCTGAAtaatgcaccagcctggggtattttTCTTCTACTGCAGCACTGCCATCTTCTCTAATTTGCCACACAGACTCCTTTGCTTATGGTCTCTTTAGAATATTATTACAAAGCAAGTGCTACAAATGAGAAACCTTGTTTTAATATCTGGAATATGAAACTAAATGGAACAAAATTAGCACTGGTTCAAGTGCTTGCACACTTCAGAGAATGGATTTTACAGGCAACAGTTTCTATCACTTGTATGATGTGTTTTTGACATGATGTAATTTACTTCTATTCTTCACTGCtgttcaaatattattttttttaatagtcgtatatgtgtgtgttcatGGCTTGAAAAGGAATGTTAAACTGGTTAAAgttttatttaagtatatatagcatatttttacatatattcattgcaaaaaatatatgtaaatagacTATATATTCTAGGGATAAAGACTTTTGAGCATGTATTACTTGCTCAAATTTCCTCAACTTCGTTCTCTCAAATTTTAAATCTGTATTCCTTTGCTTCTTCTGTAGCCCCTGGCTTTAGTGGATCAGGTGTTCCAAATGGATACCCCCGCTACCCATCCTTTGGCGAAGCATCATCACGCCCATCAAGCAGGCATCCCTCTGTGGGTAGCACACGCCTTCCTTCAGTTGGTGAAGAATCTACGCACCCATTGCTTGTCCCAGAAGATCATGTACGCGCAGGGTTACTGTATTTATCCCTTCTAAAGTTACACTGAAATGTTGTATAGCTATAGCTTAACTATATTaagttctgactttttttaaataaactatcATAAATCTCTATTAGGGATATGTACTTAGAACaggtgaatttattttatttgctttgtgcTTATATTCGTGTGCTGATATGTTTACAGAGGTTATTTAACCATTCAAATAAGTCCCTGCCCAATTACAGCTTATAATGTTCCACAACATACTAGGGCCCGACTGATCAAGAGTTAATTAACATTTTTGTTGGAGGAAACAGTAATATTTAGttgaagaaacaaaatttcttctgcacaccacttacttgaatAACCAGTGTGCATTCACTTCCTAGGCTACTCCAAAGCCCAAACCTTATCCAGGGACTTTGTATGGAAGAAGCACACCTGTACACCGGCAATTtccttttcaatccatttattgcagcaaaaaacAGCACAAGATTTCGGGGAGGGCCCCTTTCACCTAAGGAGGGGGGCactccccgaaagcttgtgctgttttttgctgcaataaatggattgaaaaggcAATTGCCGGTGTACAGGTGTGCTTCTTCCATACAAAGTTGCTGGATATCTAGATGAAGGCCATGCAAATACAAGGAGAACATACAGTACAAGCTCCTTGCAGATTGTTCCCATATCAGAGCTGAACTGGGGACCCATCTTCTGCCAAGCAGCAGTACTAACAACTCCGTCACCATACCATGAATTTCTACTTATGGTATCTGTTTGCACAAACTATGAACAAATGTACCTACATGGCTTATGGCATTAGGCAACCAATAAGCCCAGAAGCTGAATATTATATAATTTGTTAATTCACATAAATTTCCAAGTATCCGCAGGAGTGACCTTACACAGCAAACTTTGCTTagtccttaaagaagaactaaacccccttgctaataaaaacccctaccctccatagtctccCCCCCCCTgcaggtgttcacacaagtaaatgccccaaaGCTGGTAATTatccctcattgcagagtcagcgcattTGAGCTTACGTATGCCATCTTGTggcactttggtaatcttcggtcCCTTTGGCAAATACCGTGGcttttagcgcatgcgcagttgttcgtgaccggaatattgctacaactgtgcatgtgccaatacgGCACTTGCTGAAGATTCCCGAATCGCTGAAGATggccccgtgagctccgctgcactgtcTGCAATGAGGGGGTAATTACCAGCtatggggcatttacttgtgtggactatggagggtagaTTTCTTTTAAAGCTGAAACCAGCTAAACTGAAAGACCATATTTTTGACCACCTTAATGTGTTGTTCCTGTTCTCTATAATGTTTACCATGAAcagccattttgcttcaccacaCCTCCAGACATCAGACCATGCACCCCATACTTATTTGTGTAGTAGGACTGTCAGATTTACAAAACAGGTGTGAGTGTTGATAAGGTTTTTAGAAAGAGAATGTAGGTTGAAGTTTAGTAATAGGCCAGATCTACAAGAACCAGCAACAAATCACAGAACATATActaagcaaaaagaaaaactaaGCTACAGGGCTgccttgtttaaattatttagtaCTTTAAAgctaaaacatttttgcaaatagcTGTTTGTTATTCATGCTCTGCTATATAAACTTTCTTAAATCGAGTTAATGCCTGGAAACAATGGCAACTTTCTGTAATCCCATACAATACCAGTAAACCCAACTACATGTCAATTGGTTGCTAGAAAGAAGGTGTTGACTATGCTGCTTTTTGTATACAGCAATAGAAatatttccaaagaaaaaaataaatgatcccTTCTCTATTGAAAACACACTTGAATGGGGCTCTTGACCTTTGGATATGCCTGTGTTTTCACGTATACTATTCGGATACAACCTTTACAGCATTACATGATAAATGCAATAATTAAACACAACTCCTCATAACTATCACATTTGTTAagtatttttcatgatatagcaAAATTGTGGATTAACATAAACTATAATTAGTTAACTGTGTTCATTCTACATTTTCATGATTGGTTTTTCTTTTGCCAGGTGCATACATATGTTAACACTTCTGGAGTACCGGAAGATCAGAAATCGAGGCCAAATGCTCCACCTGCTCAGGAGGTTCGTGTTTCCAACCCTGAAGGAATCGATAGTGACGCTGAACCTGCTGTTCCTGAGAGGGATCCACAGGTTATTCTTGAGCCAGATGGAGTGAAGTTTGTTTTAGGACCAACACCTGTTCAGAGACAGTTACTGGAGAAAAATAAACTGGAGAAACTTGATCAACACCAAGCTAGTGTAAACAACGATGGAAGCAGTTGTCCAAATAATACAGAATTGGACACTGGTTATGACAGCGATGAGCGCAGAGAAATTTCCAGCAATAAAATGGTGTACGAGAATTTGAATGGATTGTCCATTTCATCATCTGGGCTGCGAAGGGGACGGGTGGTACCGCCCATTTCCACCGATATCCAAAATGTAAATAACTCTGCACAGAGGAGAACTGCCTTGATAAACTATGAAAATTTACCATCccttcctccagtctgggaaacACGGAAACCCAGCAGGGAGGAAGATGACTCGCTAGGACCAAAGACTCCATCCTTAAATGGTTTTCATAGTAACTTAGACCCAATGCATAATTACGTGAACACTGAAAATGTAACTGTTCCATTGAGTGCTCACAAAGTAGAGTTTTCTAGACGTCGGGACTGCTCACCAACAGTCTTCAATTTTGATATAAGGCGCCCTAGTCTGGAACAAAGGCAGCTTAATTACATACAGGTCGATTTGGAAGGTGGCAGTGACTCTGATAATCCCCAGACTCCAAAAACGCCGACCACTCCACTCCCACAAACACCTACGAGACGTACGGAGCTATATGCTGTGATAGATATCGAAAGGACTGCTGCCATGTCAAACTTACAAAAAGCACTGCCGCGAGATGATGGTACGTCTAGAAAGACCAGGCATAATAGTACTGACCTACCCATGTGAGCCTCAAGCACACGACTTCATTTTGCACCTTTgagatatttcttttaaaaaaatcccatcttATACACTAACACTTTTATAGACTTAAATTTACATGTGCCTTTGTCTAAAGGGAATTGATGTAGAGCAGGTACTCCTAAAATAATTTTATCACTACAGTAGtgatatgtactgtataactGCATAGCTGCATTTTTGTGCCTATTTAATTGAATAGACTTGCAGTGGTATGCCAGTTTTAAAGTTATCAAAAGAAGACACTTGCCTTTAATTATTTACATCTAGACTGTTGCCATTTAAAGCTGCAGATGCATTTTAATTTTGTGGATGTATGCAGTATGAATgtgttaaatatatacagtatgtatttttatactaacattttttttataatgcaagaTATTTGCCAAATATTCTCACCAGCATTTTGCATTGTGGACATTGGTATAAGTGTACATTTGCTTTTGACCATGTATTAAAAAGTGCTCTATTACAGCCGTGCAACATACTGCATTCAGGCAAGCGTGTTGCTTTTGCACGCAAAGCACTATTCAAGCTATGTTCCCAAAATGTCCTCCTGCATCAAAAAGTCCATTGCAGGAATTGGGGTGCAAAGGATtctagattttacatttttacatgttgggggggggggggtgatgtgaGTTACATTATGCCTGGGCTGCATTTATTAAATGCAGATATTTACAGTTGTATAAAGGCCAAACACTATTTCTTTTCTGTTAtcccattgtattatattataagattactgtatgttctactttaaactgcaaagtgtttaattttttttcctacataaaagtatataaatagCAACTTTTGTATAAAGGTAGTGTAGGCAATATTTGagtttccttttttaataatgaaaaaggcAATGTGCATTGCCAAATGTTATATGACAACTTTTCTAAAGCAGTCTGTTAGGTTAATATCTGCACTAAACATTCCATGATGCCATGTTACTATTGAGCCCTGCAGGGGTGACAGTTCATAGGCAACGCAATGTAGAGCAGTGGGTTGCTGGAAACATTGCACTGCAGGGCTCAGCATAAAACATACTATGCAGAAACATTATCTACATTAAATGTTCTTGATTTGAACACTAGCCTTTAATTTAATGTGTTTGGTTTGCATTTTCAGATATTGACATTGCCTACCAGATGTTCATTTAAAAtactcattatatataaatatattttgatattgaCAATATTGTCACTTCGTTGGTGCCAACATCATTTTTGTAGCATGGCAATAAAATACTGATTTACACAAGGCTGTGTTTTGTCTTGAATGTAATGCATTAAAGTATAAAAAGTTTTCAGTATGCCTGTTTTTCCCATATGTTGAACCCAAACATAAAAATTACAGTGTTcctttgtatataaaatacactgtGGCAACAAAATTGTGCACCCACTCCTCTGAAAACAGGAGGCACGTGAAACTCAGGTAAGTATTTAACAGTTAGATTTACGGTGCTCTGATGGCTATTTAATATCAAAGATTTAATTGACCACATATCATCACTAGTCAATCAAAACGCATCTGACTGTACAATGATTGTATCATGCACTGTATGTGGTTGTATTAAACAGACTGATAGGGCGCTGCCATTGATAAGCTTGTTCAGGAATCGCACTGGCCACTTAGCCAGGTTTGACTGTATAgttaatccattatccagaaagcttcaacatatagagggccatctcccatagactccattttaatcaaataattcaattgtttaaaaaacaataaaccaCAGTACCGAAAAGATTCGGCCACGATCTGACggaattttttaccctgcccgatcagcATCTTGCCGACTCTCGGCCACATATCAATCACGGatgcccatcggatggccccacacatgggccaataagctgctgacttggctgttggcagcttttatcggccaatgtatgggggccttaagtgtCAAAGCAAAACAAGGGACCCAGCCACTCCCATAATTGACAGAGTTAAGGCAAAGACTGTATGCAAACAGTATATTGAGGGATGGAGTTTTACCTTTGCACGCACTGGCTGGGTTtataaagcatacctcccaacattttggaagtaaaaagagggacaaaattttttttccgcacgtagcacagcaaattttttgaccacacccctttctgtggccccaccccctaattaccatgttcggttttacaaaatttggcaggttatgaaagtttgaaaatatttctccttatctaaactgtgtttttgtgtctcaaaattgttacaaagtatcttattttcacctgttagctgttctgggctctctgctaaaagccaattaagtgagaaactttgatt
Above is a genomic segment from Xenopus laevis strain J_2021 chromosome 3L, Xenopus_laevis_v10.1, whole genome shotgun sequence containing:
- the frs2.L gene encoding fibroblast growth factor receptor substrate 2 L homeolog, whose amino-acid sequence is MGSCCSCPDKETIPDNQQNRFKVINVDDDGNELGSGIMELRENELILYTRKRDSVKWPYLCLRRYGYDSNLFSFESGRRCQTGQGIFAFKCARAEELFNMLQEIMQNNSISVVEEPVVERNPQTELDVPRTPRTPTTPGFSGSGVPNGYPRYPSFGEASSRPSSRHPSVGSTRLPSVGEESTHPLLVPEDHVHTYVNTSGVPEDQKSRPNAPPAQEVRVSNPEGIDSDAEPAVPERDPQVILEPDGVKFVLGPTPVQRQLLEKNKLEKLDQHQASVNNDGSSCPNNTELDTGYDSDERREISSNKMVYENLNGLSISSSGLRRGRVVPPISTDIQNVNNSAQRRTALINYENLPSLPPVWETRKPSREEDDSLGPKTPSLNGFHSNLDPMHNYVNTENVTVPLSAHKVEFSRRRDCSPTVFNFDIRRPSLEQRQLNYIQVDLEGGSDSDNPQTPKTPTTPLPQTPTRRTELYAVIDIERTAAMSNLQKALPRDDGTSRKTRHNSTDLPM
- the frs2.L gene encoding fibroblast growth factor receptor substrate 2 L homeolog isoform X1, whose amino-acid sequence is MLAKGRAIQSWETSLIAFSGNGIFAFKCARAEELFNMLQEIMQNNSISVVEEPVVERNPQTELDVPRTPRTPTTPGFSGSGVPNGYPRYPSFGEASSRPSSRHPSVGSTRLPSVGEESTHPLLVPEDHVHTYVNTSGVPEDQKSRPNAPPAQEVRVSNPEGIDSDAEPAVPERDPQVILEPDGVKFVLGPTPVQRQLLEKNKLEKLDQHQASVNNDGSSCPNNTELDTGYDSDERREISSNKMVYENLNGLSISSSGLRRGRVVPPISTDIQNVNNSAQRRTALINYENLPSLPPVWETRKPSREEDDSLGPKTPSLNGFHSNLDPMHNYVNTENVTVPLSAHKVEFSRRRDCSPTVFNFDIRRPSLEQRQLNYIQVDLEGGSDSDNPQTPKTPTTPLPQTPTRRTELYAVIDIERTAAMSNLQKALPRDDGTSRKTRHNSTDLPM